Genomic DNA from Electrophorus electricus isolate fEleEle1 chromosome 23, fEleEle1.pri, whole genome shotgun sequence:
gagagggagagagagcgtgtgtgtgtgtgtgtgtgtgtgtgtatatgtgtatgtgtgtgtgtgtgtgtgtgtgtgtgtgtgtgtgtgtgtgtgtgagagggagagagagtgtgtgtgtgtgtgtgagagggagagagagtgtgtgtgtgtgagagggagagagagtgtgtgtgtgtgtgtgtgtgagagagggagagggagagagagtgtgtgtgtgtgtgtgtgagagagggagagagagcgtgtgtgtgtgtgtgtgtgtatatgtatgtgtgtgtgtgtgtgagtgtgtgtgtgtgtgagtgtgtgtgtgtgtgtgtgtgtgtgtgtgtgagtgtgtgtgtgtgtgagtgtgtgtgtgagagtgtgtgtgtgtgtgagagagggagagagagtgtgtgtgtgtgtgtgtgtgagagagggagagagagcgtgtgtgtgtgtgtgtgtgtgtgtgtgtatatgtgtgtgtgtgtatatgtgtgtgtgtgtgtgtgtgtgtgtgtgtgtgtgtgtgtgtgtgtgagagggagagagagtgtgtgtgtgtgtgtgtgagagggagagagagtgtgtgtgtgtgagagggagagagagtgtgtgtgtgtgtgtgtgtgagagagggagagagagcgtgtgtgtgtgtgtgtgtgtgtgtgtgtatatgtgtgtgtgtgtatatgtgtgtgtgtgtgtgtgtgtgtgtgtgtgtgtgtgtgtgtgtgtgtgtgtgtgtgagagggagagagagtgtgtgtgtgtgtgtgagagggagagagagtgtgtgtgtgtgagagggagagagagtgtgtgtgtgtgtgtgagagagggagagagagagagagagagcgtgtgcgtgtgtgtgtgtgtgtatgagagataAGCTTTTTTGtcaggactctctctctctctctctctctctctctctctctctctctccttgctgTCTATTCTTGTGTATGTGACGGATATTCTATATGAGAGATTCATCTATCTGACAGACAGCATGTTGTCATGTGACGTTACAGGGGCTGCACAGACGTACTTTGCTGTGTGATCTTCGTCGTTGTCATCCTTAGTTACATCGCTCTCGGGACCATGGGTGAGTAACTGTCATTAGCACCAGATTCACCAGATCCCCTCCGTTCAGTGAGCAGACAGATGGAATAGTGACTGATCCGTGGAGCTCACTGAGGCTGTGTCTGCGGAATGACGGTCAGGTCCGTGTCTGCGGAATGACGGTCAGGTCCGTGTCTGCGGAATGACGGTCAGGTCCGTGTCTGCGGAATGACGGTCAGGTCCGTGTCTGCGGAATGACGGTCAGGTCCGTGTCAGGCGGAGTGTCTGTTCCTCTTAGACATTTTCCCTAACGCAGCGAAGACTGTGAAATTTTCAGTGTATTAATTACTCGTGTGTCTGTGGTGACCTGAATGATTAATgtaatctttgtgtgtgtgtgtgtgtgtgtgtgtgtgtgtgtgtgtgtgtgtgtgtgtgtgtgtgtgtgtacacacgcagCATGGCTGCATGGAGACATGCGTAAAGTTATCTACCCCACCGACAGCTATGGGCAGTTCTGTGGTCAGAAGGGGACCCCTAATGCGTGAGTAAAACattcgtgtgcgtgtgtgtgtgggcatccCCATACTATGAGACTTGGTGGTGAGCATCACCCATGTGCTGATTTGATCTCCATACAGGGACAAAGCCAAACTGTTCTACTTTAACATTCTCCACTGTGCCAACCCAGCTGTCCTAGTTAACCTGCAGTGTCCGACTGTTCAGGTGAGACGTCAGTCCCTCCTCTACCGTCCAAATCGGACGCCACTGGCTAGTGAGATGTCTCTAAGTCTCTACAACGGCTCACGCAGCATTCAGAAATCCTGCATAATGTGCTTGTgttaatgtttataaataaatatacttatAAATATGGCCTGTGTGTTATTAGCGAGTTGCATATGTGTTATGGAGCTCATAAGCTTGGAGCATGACCTGTGTTTGAGTGTTCGTGGTGCTGGTTTGGTTGAGTGACGGACCTCCTCTgtccccagctgtgtgtgtccaagtgCCCAGACAGATTCGCCACGTACTTGGACACCCAGTACCACTACAGCAGGAACCGGAGCTCCTGGGACTActacacacacttctgcaaGCCAGACTTCCACAACCCTAAAAAGGTGCCcagcagtgtgagagaaaatgagtggGGAaaaactcactcacacgcacacacgctctcgGACTCTTGGACTCACGGTCTCGAGGAACCTCAGGCTCCCGAACTCACGGGTCCAGACGGGTCCAGACGGGCCCAGACGGGTCTGCTCACTGACCTGCTCATGCCAGGGCTCCAGACCACTGTGTTTCATTTGTGTCTGTTGCGAAAAGAGCTACAAAACTCAAATTAAAGTGAGATTAAAGTGCAGCTGCAGAGCTAAACAGAGAAACCCTGCAGGAGAGCGCTGAGATGTGAGAACAGAAGGCGCATCATCCCGCATCATCGCCGTGGCGACAGGTGTCAGATCCGCCCAGGTGGGCTGCTGTCCCCAGCACGTGCCCCCTGCCATCCACGCGCTGATGAAATTCCGGGCAGAGTTCTCCAAGTACACGGTGTGCCGTAGGCCGCGCGTCACTGGCACACGCCTACATTTGACgccgtgatgtgtgtgtgtgtgtgtgtgtgtgtgtgtgtgtgtgttaccaacACAAATGGTGACTGATGACTTTGGCCTAGTCACTGGGTTTCCTGGATACCTCCCACGCTACATAGACATAGACAGGCTTCACAGGCAGTggtagacagacacacacacgcacaccactaTGTGCAGTCCCCATGAGCTGCCCCTGAGCCTcttaaaagttatttattatatatttatagtataaaatgtaatgtctgtgtgtgtgtgtgtgtgtgtgtgtgtgtgtgtgtgtgtgtgtgtgtgtgtgtataatctagacttttttctttaaatatatttatttggatTCTAAGACTTTTCCTCTTTATAATGTGGACTTTATAATGTGGACTTTTCCTCTTTATAAAGTGGACTTGCCCGTTGTGAGTGCGTGTTCTTCTGCGTTCTGCCTCTGCAGTCGGTCGCTCAGGTGCTCAGGGAAGAAGACTGCCCCTCCATGCTGGTGCCAAGCAGACCCTGTGAGTGAACGCCTTAACGAGAGTCCCCACCAATCACAGGCCAGGCTGGGCCACCAATCACAGGCCACGCTGGGCCACCAATCACAAGCCAGGCTGGGCTAAAATGTTTTGAGTCGTCAGATGGTGAAAGGTGGGATTACGGAATGGTTTTCTCCTGTGTCCCTAGTCCTGCAGAGGTGCTTCCCCGATTTCATCACCAGAAACGGCACACTGACTGTGGCCAACAGAACCGACTTTAAGGACGGACTAGGCAGAAACAGGAGTGTCCTTGACCTGAAAAACGCCGCTAAGTAAGCACATGCACCCTCGTCTCCTGCATCACCTCACATTGGTTTTGGGTttctactgccccctgctggccaatGGAAGTACAACTACACATCGGTTTTCCTAAAACGTGCCCATGGTATGAGGCAGCACATTGAGGAAGAGTAGAAACAGTGACTGATTAGTGATGGTTGCTGCTTGGGCAGACATGTGTCTTCATTTTCCCACGCGTTTGCCCTTCAGTGTCACAGTTGTGGCGGTTTAAATGTTGTGGAAACAACGTTAGACGTTAAAGGTCCAGGAGGAGCAGCGTCTTCGGTCTGAAATCTTAGATGTGTTCTGTCTTCCCTCCggggaagtgcagctctgtcagGGTATGACTTGGGTGCTCACACACCCGCTCTGCTGCTCACGCACGCGCGCAACCAACCCAGTCAATGGGGGGTCCACCTCAGCTCTCTCTTCTCCGTCTGTGTTAGCACTGGAGAGACGGTGGATCCCAGTAGATCCCTCTGGCCACAGACTAACCGACTCTGACCTACTGGTACCTTTGAAAGGTTATGTATACCTGTTGCCATCTTCTCACTTCCAGCTTACTGTGGGCTGCGTTCAGGCGTGTAGTGGTTTATCATGCACCTGCGTAACTATGCCAGtcttgtgcatgtgcttgtttATGCTTGGTGTGTGCGGTTTTCTGGTGGCATCACGGTATCGGCCTCAGTGCTTCTCGACAGCCAGGCAGCAGGGAGATCAAACGTCTTTTCTTGAACTGTAGAGGTTGCTGAACCGAGAGTCTGTCCTGCCCCATACAGCCCTCGTAACGGAACACGGGAGCTTGAGGGCATCTCAGCAAAGCGCAGACACAGTTGTAGGGGAGAGGACATATTATcgctacacacacagctgagtaTCACTACAGACTGAGCATCTCGCTCACCTCTCCTGGGGTCTCTGGCGTTAGATTGTCTATCTCACTTCTCCTGGTGAGATCCTGGGATCGCTGGAGTTAGTGCCTGTCTCACCTTCCTGGGGTCTAACGGCCGGGGCGTCTCTCTTACAGTGGCATCTCCAGTCTGCTGGAGGCCAAGGAGGTCGGCATGAAGATCGTTGAGGACTACGTCAGCTCCTGGCCCTGGATCGTAATGTGAgatctttttcttattttaataagCGTGCAGCTGTTTCACACAGCTTTTATTTCACTCTGTTTATTCTTGTAATTGTAACGAAAAGCTAAAAGACGCTGATAAAGGCAGGTGCCAAAACACTGGATTTAAacagttttgtgtatttgcattgcattatatatttttttgttttgttaagggTTCaacctcatttgcatatgcattCAGTAGCTGTATGAAGCAGCTGAGAGTGTAACACTGATTCTGTTTGAATATACCACTTCAGTTTAGAGCCACTTTAAACTTCtggattgtgtgcatgtgcgtgtgcgcgtctTCTTCAGAAGCCTGGTCGTTACTATGGTGATCAGCTGCCTCTTCATCCTCTTACTGAGATTCACGGCGGGAATTTTACTCTGGTGTGTCATCTTCGGGGTGATTGCTGCAGTTGGCTATGGTTGgtgggagcacacacacacacacacacacacacacacacacacacacacacacacacacacacacacacacacacacgacccagGCCCAAGGTAGCAGCACTATAAGTGTCTATTAAGGGCTGTACAGTGTGTTGCACTTCACTGTGATGTATGAGGGGCCGTTTAGGgcaaaatcagtgaaacacttgcgcacacacacactgcttgtacatacatatgaaacactacTCACGCATGTGTATGAAACACCCGTGCATATGTGTGAAacacttgtacatacatatgaaaccgCTCTACACTATTTCCATGTGCTGTACACAttaaatatctctctctgtctaaccccccccccccctctctctctctctctctctctcaggtatcTGGCACTGTTACTGGGAGTTTGATAGACTGCGAGGGGAACCCGATTCCGATGTGTCTATCTCAGCCATGGGTTTCCACACGGACATCCGAGTGTACCTCCAGCTGAGCCAGACCTGGCTCATCTTCAGTATGCCTGAACACCACACGtttacactgcacactgcaaaaacacagCTCTTCTTTCTGATTGGTCTAAATCCCCAGCTTGTCAGTCCCACCCATGACACAAAGCCAGGAACAGGAGACACAAAagattttcatttctgtttgatTAGTCAGTCACTCAGGCTGCCAAAGCTGGTTAAAGTGTAGAGACGCGAGGTAAGGCGTCCCAGCGTGTTAGCGCCTGTCCCCACTGACTGCCCCATGTTGCAGTGGTGTCCCTGGTTTTGGTTGAGCTGGTTCTCGTCAGCATCCTGGTCTTTCTCAGGAAGAGGTTGCACATCGCCATGGCGCTGCTTCAGGAAGGAAGCAGGTGTGTCTGCGCTATAAACATTCAACCCTCCGTACTACACGCTTCACACTTACAGTAAATATTACTCAAAACTCTCtacctctccccccccctctctctctctctctctctccctctctctcttcccccctctctctctctctctctctctctctctacctttccctctctctctttctctctctctctctctctcagggccaTTGGCTACATCATGTCATCTTTGTTTTATCCCATCATCACCTTTCTGATGTTGGCCATCTGTATAGCGTACTGGGCAGTGACAGCTGTGTATCCTCAATAACTCTGTGAGCgtctgcgtgagtgtgtgagcgtctgcgtgagtgtgtgagcgtgtgtgtgtgtgagagcgtctGCGTGTGAGCGTCTGCgtgcgcgtgcgagtgtgtgtgtgggggggcgtgtgtgtgtgtgggggtgggggggggcatgtgtgcgtgtgtgtgggcggttgttttaatgtaatgagGCTCGTTACCTAGTCCCTGACCGGCACTGTAGCTTCTTGGCGTCTTCTGGTGAGGCTGTTTACAAAGTGATGTCAGCACAGCcaaactgtaaatatgccaaCATCACCTGTGAACCACAGGTAAaagtctctgtctgtttgtctgtgtatgtccgtctgtctgtgtctgtctgtttctaaaCAATCTACTGTTGTCTTGTCTTCtgattcttttatttatatatatagaactGTCCTCATGATTGAAAATATGGTGACCGAATACAAGTTTAGTCCATAAACAACACAGCTATTATAGATCTAACTTGGAAtatgtggatctgtgtgtgtgtgtgtgcgcgcgccacTCCAGACGTTCAGCAAGTCCCGCGTGGCAGCCGAGTGTCCTGGCTCtcgctgtgtgtttgtcttctaCGGCGGCGAGGGTCTTCTCCATCGCCATATCGTCCTCCTGCACCTGTGGAACCTGCTGGTCTTCCTGTGGCTGGCCAACTTCATTGCGGCGCTGGGCCAGTGCACGCTGGCCGGAACCTTCGCCTCCTACTACTGGGCCCTGAAGAAGCCCGACGATATCCCAGCATGCCCTCTCGCTGCCTCCTTCTCTCGGGCCATCAGGTAACCACCTCAGTCtttggaatttattttttaaatttgactttttgtgtgtacatgtgtgtgtttgcatacatttgtgcttgtttgtttttgtttatttttgtcccctttgttgttaatgttgttaATTGCTAAATAATTTTGAGGTCCATTTGgtgtaaaacattaataatcaaataaatatgaataaacatgaataaCTTTGTCcttctcatcttctctctctgtggtccATGTCTTCCTCTTGACTACAGAATCCTGAGTTTGTGTTCCATGTAGATTATAATCTGTCATATGCGTGTAAATCATAATCTGTATAATTCCGTAACAGGTATCACACAGGTTCTTTGGCCCTCGGAGCGCTGTTCCTCTCTGTAGTGCAGTTTTTCCGGATCATTTTGGAATACCTGGATCACAAGCTCAAAGGTCAGTCAGCCAGCAGTGGGCGCTCTCTCTCCTGGAGAAAGCGTCCAGCATCGGCTTTGTTCCAGTCTCGTGTCCTCCAAGTGCACTAGATCAGCTTGGCCCCCTTGGACCTAGTGCACTTGGAGGGGTCCTGATCTGCTTCCTCCGCCTGGCGCAGGTCCTCAGAACGCGGTCACTCGCTTCCTACTCTGCTGTTTGAAGTGTTGCTTCTGGTGTCTGGAGCATTTCATCAGGTTCATGAACAGGAATGCATACATCATGGTGggtctcactctcacacactctctgtttttGTGGTACAGCCGTTTATTAAGATGctgccat
This window encodes:
- the slc44a5b gene encoding choline transporter-like protein 5-B isoform X2, which encodes MARKSATPPSYYGEPRKFDPSFRGPVLKRGCTDVLCCVIFVVVILSYIALGTMAWLHGDMRKVIYPTDSYGQFCGQKGTPNADKAKLFYFNILHCANPAVLVNLQCPTVQLCVSKCPDRFATYLDTQYHYSRNRSSWDYYTHFCKPDFHNPKKSVAQVLREEDCPSMLVPSRPFLQRCFPDFITRNGTLTVANRTDFKDGLGRNRSVLDLKNAANGISSLLEAKEVGMKIVEDYVSSWPWIVISLVVTMVISCLFILLLRFTAGILLWCVIFGVIAAVGYGIWHCYWEFDRLRGEPDSDVSISAMGFHTDIRVYLQLSQTWLIFMVSLVLVELVLVSILVFLRKRLHIAMALLQEGSRAIGYIMSSLFYPIITFLMLAICIAYWAVTAVFLASSGEAVYKVMSAQPNCKYANITCEPQTFSKSRVAAECPGSRCVFVFYGGEGLLHRHIVLLHLWNLLVFLWLANFIAALGQCTLAGTFASYYWALKKPDDIPACPLAASFSRAIRYHTGSLALGALFLSVVQFFRIILEYLDHKLKGPQNAVTRFLLCCLKCCFWCLEHFIRFMNRNAYIMIAVYGKSFCSSARDAFFLLMRNVVRVTVLDKVTDFLLFLGKLLISGSVGVLAFFFFTRRIPFIQEEVPTLNYYWVPLLTVIFGSYLVAHGFFNVYAMCVDTLFLCLCEDLERNDGSPSKPYFMPVNLHKILTRSDRPS
- the slc44a5b gene encoding choline transporter-like protein 5-B isoform X1 is translated as MARKSATPPSYYGEPRKFDPSFRGPVLKRGCTDVLCCVIFVVVILSYIALGTMAWLHGDMRKVIYPTDSYGQFCGQKGTPNADKAKLFYFNILHCANPAVLVNLQCPTVQLCVSKCPDRFATYLDTQYHYSRNRSSWDYYTHFCKPDFHNPKKSVAQVLREEDCPSMLVPSRPFLQRCFPDFITRNGTLTVANRTDFKDGLGRNRSVLDLKNAANGISSLLEAKEVGMKIVEDYVSSWPWIVISLVVTMVISCLFILLLRFTAGILLWCVIFGVIAAVGYGIWHCYWEFDRLRGEPDSDVSISAMGFHTDIRVYLQLSQTWLIFMVSLVLVELVLVSILVFLRKRLHIAMALLQEGSRAIGYIMSSLFYPIITFLMLAICIAYWAVTAVFLASSGEAVYKVMSAQPNCKYANITCEPQTFSKSRVAAECPGSRCVFVFYGGEGLLHRHIVLLHLWNLLVFLWLANFIAALGQCTLAGTFASYYWALKKPDDIPACPLAASFSRAIRYHTGSLALGALFLSVVQFFRIILEYLDHKLKGPQNAVTRFLLCCLKCCFWCLEHFIRFMNRNAYIMIAVYGKSFCSSARDAFFLLMRNVVRVTVLDKVTDFLLFLGKLLISGSVGVLAFFFFTRRIPFIQEEVPTLNYYWVPLLTVIFGSYLVAHGFFNVYAMCVDTLFLCLLVDLETNDGSVARPYYVSSALRKIFIRKPQERRRGRRGGRKGMAKGV